The following are from one region of the Cloacibacterium normanense genome:
- a CDS encoding bifunctional aconitate hydratase 2/2-methylisocitrate dehydratase: MNIYQDYIQEIEERKAQGLHPKPIDSAELLSAIIEQIKDTANEYRADSLNFFIYNILPGTTSAAGVKAKFLKEIILGESIVAEITPTFAFELLSHMKGGPSIEVLLDLALGNNEAIAKQAAEVLKTQVFLYDADTARLKEAYETGNVIAKDILESYAKAEFFTKLPEVPEEIKVVTYIAAEGDISTDLLSPGNQAHSRSDRELHGKCMMSPAQQEEIKALQAQHPDASVMLIAEKGTMGVGSSRMSGVNNVALWTGKQASPYVPFVNIAPIVAGTNGISPIFLTTVDVTGGIGIDLQNWVKKVDENGNPVRNENGDIVLEEKYSVATGTVLTINTKEKKLYNGDVELKDISKSFTPQKLEFIRAGGSYAIVFGKKIQTFAAKTLGITAPTVFAPSKEISIEGQGLTAVEKIFNRNAVGVPDGKLLHAGSDVRVEVNIVGSQDTTGLMTAQELESMAATVISPIVDGAYQSGCHTASVWDKKAQANIPKLMKFMNDFGVITARDPKGEYHAMTDVIHKVLNDITVDEWAIIIGGDSHTRMSKGVAFGADSGTVALALATGEASMPIPESVKVTFKGEMKKHMDFRDVVHATQAQMLKQFDGENVFQGRIIEVHIGTLPADQAFTFTDWTAEMKAKASICISEDDTLIESLEIAKSRIQIMIDKGMDNKNHVLQGLINKANKRIEEIRTGDKPALTPDANAKYYAEVVVDLDQIVEPMIADPDVNNEDVSKRYTHDTIRDLTYYGGEKKVDLGFVGSCMVHKGDLKIVSQMLRNLEKQNGKVEFQAPLVVAAPTYNIIDELKAEGDWELLEKYSGFEFNDAAPKSEARTQYENMMYLERPGCNLCMGNQEKAEKGDTVLATSTRLFQGRVVEDSDRKKGESLLASTPVVVLSAILGRIPSIDEYKTAVEGINLTTFVPSIKELVTVGHF; the protein is encoded by the coding sequence ATGAATATTTATCAGGATTACATCCAGGAAATCGAAGAAAGAAAAGCACAGGGGCTTCACCCAAAACCTATTGACAGTGCAGAATTGCTAAGCGCAATTATTGAGCAAATTAAAGATACAGCAAATGAGTACAGAGCTGATTCTCTTAACTTTTTCATCTATAATATTTTACCAGGCACAACTAGTGCAGCTGGTGTAAAAGCTAAGTTTTTAAAGGAAATAATCCTTGGTGAATCTATAGTGGCAGAAATCACTCCTACTTTCGCTTTTGAATTGCTATCTCACATGAAAGGAGGTCCTTCAATCGAAGTTCTTCTTGATTTGGCTTTAGGAAATAATGAAGCTATCGCAAAACAAGCTGCTGAAGTTCTTAAAACTCAGGTTTTCTTGTACGATGCTGATACAGCGCGTTTAAAAGAAGCTTATGAAACGGGAAATGTAATCGCTAAGGATATTTTGGAAAGCTATGCAAAAGCAGAGTTTTTTACTAAACTTCCAGAAGTTCCAGAAGAAATTAAAGTTGTGACTTATATCGCTGCAGAAGGTGATATTTCAACTGATTTATTATCTCCGGGAAATCAGGCACACTCACGTTCTGACCGTGAATTGCACGGAAAATGTATGATGTCTCCTGCTCAGCAGGAAGAAATAAAGGCTTTACAGGCTCAACATCCTGATGCAAGCGTGATGTTGATCGCTGAAAAAGGAACAATGGGAGTTGGTTCTTCTCGTATGTCGGGTGTAAATAACGTTGCACTTTGGACTGGGAAACAAGCAAGTCCTTACGTACCATTCGTAAACATCGCTCCAATTGTAGCAGGAACAAACGGTATTTCTCCAATTTTCTTAACTACAGTTGATGTAACCGGTGGTATCGGAATCGACCTTCAAAACTGGGTAAAAAAAGTGGACGAAAACGGAAACCCTGTTAGAAATGAAAATGGCGATATTGTTTTAGAAGAAAAATATTCAGTTGCTACAGGAACTGTTCTTACCATCAATACGAAAGAGAAAAAATTATACAATGGAGATGTTGAATTGAAAGATATTTCAAAATCATTTACTCCGCAAAAATTAGAATTTATAAGAGCTGGTGGTTCTTACGCCATCGTTTTTGGTAAAAAAATCCAAACTTTCGCTGCTAAAACTTTAGGAATTACAGCTCCTACAGTCTTTGCGCCTTCTAAAGAAATTTCTATTGAAGGACAAGGACTTACCGCTGTTGAAAAAATCTTCAACAGAAATGCAGTAGGCGTTCCAGATGGTAAATTGTTACACGCTGGTTCTGATGTGAGAGTTGAAGTAAACATCGTTGGTTCTCAGGACACAACAGGTTTGATGACCGCTCAAGAACTAGAATCTATGGCAGCAACCGTGATTTCTCCAATCGTAGATGGAGCGTATCAGTCAGGTTGTCACACCGCATCAGTTTGGGATAAAAAAGCGCAGGCTAATATTCCTAAATTAATGAAATTTATGAACGATTTCGGGGTTATCACAGCTCGTGACCCGAAAGGTGAATACCACGCCATGACCGATGTTATTCACAAAGTTCTGAATGACATTACCGTGGACGAGTGGGCCATTATTATTGGAGGAGATTCGCACACAAGGATGTCTAAAGGTGTTGCTTTCGGTGCCGACTCTGGAACTGTAGCATTGGCTTTGGCAACAGGTGAAGCGTCTATGCCAATTCCTGAATCTGTAAAAGTGACTTTCAAAGGCGAAATGAAAAAGCATATGGATTTCCGTGATGTAGTTCACGCAACTCAGGCTCAGATGTTGAAGCAATTTGACGGAGAAAACGTTTTCCAAGGTAGAATTATTGAGGTTCATATCGGAACGCTTCCTGCCGACCAAGCATTTACCTTTACAGACTGGACTGCAGAAATGAAAGCTAAAGCTTCAATTTGTATCTCAGAAGACGATACTTTGATTGAATCATTGGAAATTGCAAAAAGCAGAATCCAGATTATGATTGATAAAGGAATGGACAATAAAAATCACGTTCTACAAGGTTTAATCAACAAAGCAAATAAGAGAATTGAGGAAATCAGAACGGGTGACAAACCAGCTTTAACTCCAGATGCTAATGCTAAATATTACGCTGAAGTTGTGGTAGATTTAGATCAAATCGTTGAACCAATGATTGCAGACCCAGATGTAAACAACGAAGACGTTTCTAAAAGATATACGCACGATACCATAAGAGACCTTACTTATTATGGAGGTGAGAAAAAAGTTGACCTTGGTTTCGTAGGTTCTTGTATGGTTCACAAAGGTGACCTTAAAATCGTTTCTCAAATGTTGAGAAATCTTGAAAAACAAAATGGTAAAGTAGAATTCCAAGCGCCATTGGTTGTAGCTGCTCCTACTTATAACATCATCGATGAATTAAAAGCTGAAGGTGACTGGGAATTACTTGAAAAATATTCAGGTTTTGAATTTAACGATGCAGCTCCAAAAAGCGAAGCTCGTACACAGTATGAAAATATGATGTACTTAGAGCGCCCAGGTTGTAATCTTTGTATGGGTAACCAAGAAAAAGCGGAAAAAGGAGACACTGTTTTGGCAACTTCCACCCGTCTTTTCCAAGGAAGAGTAGTTGAAGATTCTGATCGTAAAAAAGGAGAATCTCTATTGGCTTCTACTCCAGTCGTAGTATTGTCTGCAATCTTAGGTCGTATTCCAAGTATTGACGAGTACAAAACAGCTGTTGAAGGAATCAACTTAACTACTTTCGTTCCATCTATTAAAGAACTGGTAACTGTTGGTCATTTTTAA
- a CDS encoding DUF2752 domain-containing protein, protein MYKGEKKWIFVVIILLITGYYFFLNPYEQEYFFISCPFYKISGYQCSGCGSQRAFHEILHLNFEEAFHQNALVLLGIPYFSLIFFTSFCQEKFAKLRQFLIGKKTILILFIFIILFGIFRNL, encoded by the coding sequence ATGTACAAGGGTGAAAAAAAATGGATTTTTGTAGTTATAATACTGCTTATAACAGGTTATTATTTTTTTCTAAATCCTTATGAACAAGAGTATTTTTTTATTTCTTGTCCCTTTTATAAGATTTCGGGTTACCAGTGTTCAGGTTGTGGTTCACAAAGAGCATTTCACGAAATTTTACATCTGAACTTCGAAGAAGCGTTTCACCAAAATGCACTTGTACTATTAGGAATTCCTTATTTTTCATTGATTTTCTTTACCAGTTTTTGCCAAGAAAAATTTGCTAAGCTAAGACAGTTTCTCATCGGCAAGAAAACAATACTAATTTTGTTCATTTTCATAATTCTTTTCGGGATTTTTAGAAATTTATAA
- a CDS encoding aconitate hydratase — MTFDINMIKKVYERYPERIAAARQVVQKPLTLAEKILYAHLWQGNATEAYERGNSYVDFAPDRVAMQDATAQMALLQFMQAGKAKVAVPSTVHADHLIQAKIGADKDLQEALNKNNEVFNFLSSICNKYGIGFWKPGAGIIHQVVLENYAFPGGMMIGTDSHTVNAGGLGMVAVGVGGADAVDVMAGMAWELKMPKLIGVKLTGKLNGWTSAKDVILKVAGILTVKGGTGAIVEYFGEGAVSLSATGKGTICNMGAEIGATTSTFGYDDSMRRYLAATGRQEVVDAADKIAEHLTGDAEVYAEPEKYFDQVIEINLDELTPHLNGPFTPDLATPVAEMRDKAIANDWPLDIEWALIGSCTNSSYEDLSRAASIVEDAVAKGVKPKAILGINPGSEQVRYTAERDGLIDTFKKFENARIFTNACGPCIGQWDREGAEKQEKNSIIHSFNRNFAKRADGNPNTHAFVASPEMVAAVAISGRLDFNPITDTLTNQNGEQVKLDEPKGSELPAKGFDVEDNGYQAPAEDGSAVQVIVSPTSDRLQLLEPFSPWDGKNITGAKLLIKAEGKCTTDHISMAGPWLKYRGHLDNISNNMLIGAVNFFNKETNRVKNQLTGEYGEVPAVQRVYKAAGVPSIVVGDQNYGEGSSREHAAMEPRHLGVKAVLVKSFARIHETNLKKQGMLALTFVNAEDYDKIQEDDTFDFLNLDSFAPNTPLQILITHADGTTDTILANHTYNEQQIGWFRAGSALNLIAEEAKKA, encoded by the coding sequence ATGACATTCGACATTAACATGATCAAAAAAGTGTATGAGCGCTACCCTGAAAGAATTGCTGCGGCAAGACAAGTAGTACAAAAACCTCTTACACTCGCTGAAAAAATTCTTTACGCTCATCTTTGGCAAGGTAATGCTACAGAAGCTTACGAAAGAGGAAATTCTTATGTAGATTTCGCTCCGGATAGAGTTGCAATGCAAGATGCAACTGCGCAAATGGCACTTTTACAGTTTATGCAAGCAGGAAAAGCTAAAGTTGCAGTTCCTTCAACAGTTCACGCAGATCACTTAATTCAAGCTAAAATTGGCGCTGATAAAGATTTACAAGAAGCACTGAATAAAAATAACGAAGTTTTCAACTTCCTTTCTTCTATTTGTAACAAATATGGTATCGGTTTCTGGAAACCAGGAGCAGGTATTATTCACCAAGTAGTTTTAGAAAATTATGCTTTCCCTGGTGGAATGATGATTGGTACCGACTCTCACACTGTAAATGCAGGTGGATTAGGAATGGTGGCAGTTGGAGTTGGAGGAGCAGATGCTGTTGACGTAATGGCAGGAATGGCTTGGGAATTAAAAATGCCAAAACTAATTGGTGTTAAATTAACTGGTAAGCTAAACGGTTGGACTTCAGCAAAAGATGTAATCCTAAAAGTCGCAGGAATTCTTACTGTAAAAGGTGGAACTGGTGCTATTGTAGAATATTTCGGAGAAGGAGCGGTATCCCTTTCTGCAACAGGAAAAGGAACTATTTGTAACATGGGTGCAGAAATTGGTGCTACCACGTCTACTTTCGGTTATGATGATTCTATGAGAAGATATCTTGCTGCAACAGGAAGACAAGAAGTAGTAGATGCTGCTGATAAAATTGCTGAACACTTAACTGGTGATGCTGAAGTGTACGCAGAACCAGAAAAATATTTCGACCAAGTAATTGAAATTAATTTAGACGAATTAACTCCACACCTTAATGGACCTTTCACTCCAGACTTAGCAACTCCAGTTGCTGAAATGAGAGATAAAGCTATTGCAAATGATTGGCCTCTAGATATAGAATGGGCATTAATTGGTTCTTGTACCAACTCTTCTTATGAAGATTTATCTAGAGCCGCTTCTATTGTAGAAGACGCGGTAGCAAAAGGGGTAAAACCAAAAGCTATTTTAGGAATTAACCCAGGTTCTGAACAAGTAAGATATACTGCAGAGAGAGACGGATTGATAGACACTTTCAAAAAATTTGAAAATGCGAGAATCTTTACCAACGCTTGTGGACCATGTATCGGACAATGGGACAGAGAAGGCGCTGAAAAACAAGAGAAAAACTCTATCATTCACTCATTCAATAGAAACTTTGCAAAAAGAGCAGATGGTAATCCAAATACTCACGCATTCGTAGCTTCTCCTGAGATGGTAGCTGCTGTAGCAATTTCTGGAAGATTAGATTTCAACCCAATTACTGATACATTAACCAACCAAAATGGTGAACAAGTAAAACTAGACGAACCTAAAGGTTCTGAACTTCCAGCAAAAGGATTTGACGTAGAAGATAACGGCTACCAAGCTCCTGCAGAAGACGGTTCTGCTGTTCAAGTAATTGTTTCTCCTACTTCAGACAGATTACAATTATTAGAACCTTTCTCACCTTGGGATGGTAAAAATATTACGGGCGCTAAACTTCTCATTAAAGCGGAAGGAAAATGTACTACTGACCACATTTCTATGGCTGGTCCTTGGTTAAAATACAGAGGTCACTTAGATAATATTTCTAACAACATGTTAATAGGTGCTGTAAACTTCTTTAACAAAGAAACCAACAGAGTTAAAAACCAATTAACTGGAGAATACGGTGAAGTTCCTGCAGTACAAAGAGTTTACAAAGCAGCAGGCGTTCCTTCAATTGTAGTAGGAGACCAAAACTACGGTGAAGGTTCTTCTAGAGAACATGCTGCAATGGAACCAAGACATCTTGGTGTAAAAGCAGTTTTAGTAAAATCTTTCGCGAGAATTCACGAAACGAACCTTAAGAAACAAGGTATGCTTGCATTAACTTTCGTAAATGCTGAGGATTATGATAAAATCCAAGAAGATGATACTTTTGATTTCTTAAACCTTGATAGTTTCGCACCGAATACTCCACTTCAAATTTTAATAACACACGCAGATGGAACTACGGATACTATTCTTGCTAATCACACGTATAATGAACAGCAAATCGGATGGTTTAGAGCTGGTTCTGCGCTTAATCTAATCGCTGAAGAAGCTAAAAAAGCATAA
- a CDS encoding TonB-dependent receptor domain-containing protein, giving the protein MKKNYIIAIGFLFTTTFVFSQNTKNETLKEKQIDGVTLTKTKKAVEQKADRTIFDFSEQAHLNTGNVSEGLKKLPGLIVSDVAGMMYQGKQLDVYMDGRPLNIGGNQLQAFLEGMPANSVERVEIVTQPGSEFPATSGGAIINIITNKNAQKYLSATYTGRYAFTNYEKYRNRTNNSILLNAKNKYFGWQLNFGQNYREAYRESIIDKVSNVFSEQVNRGYFVKSALTFNIGKDRLLVNYDINHNNNDTENSSSGFIANRTGTAPNYIYSIDDYTTKDFGETENWRKDLSATYQIKFDDKNKKLDLNASYNTFDSNYNLDGKKFINSTTQNNNIETTSHQNVATFRIDYSQPIKILDEGKISFGGLFEKLNYDTDFFGITNLEYQRQTTSTYAELQAKKKNFDFILGTRAEAYDISGKTIDLTTGKLTKDLIPFKKFSLFPNASIQYNFGKQVYFALNYNRKIQLPNISWLNPNNTNYQNGNISFGGNPNLQPTIFNNLEAKFSVFDYAFIGYNLSIAENQSIQFAEKKYFFAEKPIIENREAYGVSNGFINVSSMKVHNFNFGLPIPFMLFTKGLKETMKFNINPDKMNFLYVYTGYQLHQLPDNDNKGFWIFNIMAQFILPKDIKLVANYGTMTKGNWYYYRMEKPWMNSFDLTATKKFLNDRLTVSVFANDLFRSNVNAVTSLYNNSNLYLGNNFDSQNFGISINYKLPTKNKLVKEDPNLLKQDKKEDSGLPNQ; this is encoded by the coding sequence ATGAAAAAAAATTATATCATCGCTATTGGATTTCTTTTTACCACAACTTTCGTTTTTTCTCAAAACACTAAAAATGAAACACTAAAAGAGAAACAAATAGACGGTGTAACCCTTACCAAAACCAAAAAAGCAGTAGAACAGAAAGCAGACAGAACTATTTTTGATTTTTCAGAACAAGCTCATCTCAATACTGGTAATGTAAGTGAAGGCCTCAAAAAATTGCCAGGTCTTATCGTTTCTGATGTTGCAGGGATGATGTACCAAGGGAAGCAATTAGATGTTTATATGGACGGAAGACCGCTAAATATTGGCGGTAATCAGTTGCAAGCTTTTCTCGAAGGAATGCCTGCCAATTCTGTAGAACGTGTAGAAATTGTAACGCAACCAGGTTCTGAATTTCCTGCCACTTCTGGTGGTGCAATCATTAACATTATCACCAATAAAAACGCACAAAAATATCTTTCTGCAACTTACACCGGGAGATACGCTTTCACTAATTACGAAAAATACAGAAACAGAACCAATAATTCTATTTTGTTAAATGCCAAAAATAAATATTTCGGGTGGCAATTAAATTTCGGGCAAAATTATAGAGAAGCTTACAGAGAATCAATCATAGACAAGGTTTCTAACGTATTTTCGGAGCAAGTGAATAGAGGTTATTTTGTGAAATCTGCACTTACTTTTAACATTGGGAAAGATAGATTATTGGTAAATTATGACATCAACCATAATAATAATGACACCGAAAATAGCAGTTCTGGTTTCATAGCCAATAGAACGGGAACCGCGCCTAATTACATTTACAGTATAGACGATTACACAACCAAAGATTTCGGGGAGACAGAAAACTGGAGAAAAGATTTAAGCGCAACGTATCAAATAAAATTTGACGATAAAAACAAAAAATTAGATTTGAACGCCAGTTATAACACTTTTGATTCAAACTATAATCTTGATGGTAAAAAATTCATCAACTCTACTACTCAAAACAATAACATAGAAACCACTTCTCATCAAAACGTAGCGACCTTCAGAATTGATTATTCGCAACCTATTAAAATTTTAGACGAAGGGAAAATTTCTTTCGGTGGTTTGTTTGAAAAATTAAACTACGACACAGATTTTTTCGGCATTACCAATTTAGAATACCAAAGACAAACTACTTCTACGTATGCAGAACTTCAAGCAAAGAAAAAGAATTTTGATTTTATTTTAGGAACCAGAGCAGAAGCGTATGATATTTCTGGAAAAACCATAGATTTAACCACCGGAAAACTTACTAAAGATCTAATTCCTTTTAAAAAATTCAGCCTTTTCCCGAATGCAAGCATTCAATATAACTTTGGGAAACAAGTCTATTTTGCACTGAATTACAACAGAAAAATTCAACTGCCTAATATTTCTTGGCTTAACCCAAATAACACCAATTACCAAAACGGAAACATCAGTTTCGGAGGAAATCCTAATCTACAACCTACTATTTTTAATAATCTCGAAGCAAAATTTTCAGTCTTTGATTATGCTTTTATTGGCTATAATCTAAGTATCGCCGAAAATCAATCTATACAATTTGCAGAAAAGAAATATTTCTTTGCAGAGAAACCCATCATAGAAAATAGAGAAGCTTATGGAGTAAGTAATGGTTTTATAAACGTTTCTTCTATGAAAGTTCATAATTTTAATTTCGGTTTACCTATTCCTTTTATGCTTTTTACTAAAGGATTAAAGGAAACAATGAAATTTAATATCAATCCAGATAAAATGAACTTCTTATACGTTTACACAGGTTATCAACTTCATCAGTTGCCAGATAATGACAATAAAGGATTCTGGATTTTTAACATCATGGCTCAATTTATTTTGCCAAAAGACATTAAACTAGTTGCTAATTACGGAACCATGACCAAAGGAAACTGGTACTACTACAGAATGGAAAAACCTTGGATGAATAGCTTTGACCTTACTGCTACTAAAAAATTCTTGAATGATAGACTTACCGTATCTGTTTTTGCAAATGACTTGTTTAGAAGCAACGTAAATGCGGTAACCTCGCTTTATAACAATTCTAATCTTTATTTAGGAAATAATTTTGATTCTCAAAATTTTGGAATTTCTATCAATTATAAACTTCCTACTAAGAATAAATTGGTAAAAGAAGATCCGAACTTATTGAAACAAGACAAAAAAGAAGATTCTGGATTACCGAATCAGTAA
- a CDS encoding RNA polymerase sigma factor, with protein MNFKELISSCLQKNAQSQRELYDYLAPRLFGTCLKYAQNQDDAKDYFQESFILIFKNLHQFNFKSDLFFWAKKITINHCISQLKKNKNLAFTDLETIETHEEINEEEEFSIDQLLKLVQELPTQYKMVFNLYVLDHYSHREIAEMLNISEGTSKSNLSRAKMILKQKITSQQKNTLYYHEK; from the coding sequence ATGAATTTTAAAGAACTAATCTCTTCTTGTTTACAAAAAAACGCACAATCACAACGTGAATTGTATGATTATCTTGCACCAAGACTTTTTGGTACTTGTTTAAAATACGCTCAAAATCAAGATGATGCCAAAGATTATTTTCAGGAAAGTTTTATTTTAATTTTCAAAAATTTACATCAATTTAACTTTAAAAGTGATTTGTTTTTTTGGGCAAAAAAAATCACTATTAATCATTGTATTTCTCAACTCAAAAAAAACAAGAATTTAGCTTTTACAGACTTAGAAACTATAGAAACCCATGAAGAAATAAATGAAGAAGAGGAATTCTCTATAGACCAACTTCTAAAATTGGTACAAGAACTACCTACTCAATACAAAATGGTGTTTAATCTCTATGTTTTAGACCATTATAGCCATCGTGAAATCGCAGAAATGCTTAATATTTCTGAAGGAACCAGCAAATCTAATTTGAGCAGAGCCAAAATGATTTTGAAACAAAAAATTACATCACAACAGAAAAATACGCTTTATTACCATGAAAAATAA
- a CDS encoding TonB-dependent receptor, with translation MKGFIILGLGMSSVLSAQIDTAQVKEIQEVSFTKRLPVSKEIINVQKDLGAKNLGQDLPILLKNQMSVVATSDAGNGVGYTGFRIRGSAGTSINVMLNGVPYNDSESQGTFFVNIPDMASSASQIVIQRGVGTSSNGTASFGASVNILTKNPEEKPYFLTNQSAGSFNTFKHSFEAGTGKFLNNLLSVSARYSIINSDGYIDRAFSKLNSYNINALFEKGNTKLRFLTFGGKEKTYQAWNGIDKATYESNPKFNYSGAIYDASWENIIGFYDNETDNYRQNHYHLLWEQKLGKIWNLETTFHLTHGEGYYENYKQDAKFSKYDLPNIVENGNTITRTDFIRKKWLDNDFYGVVSSLYGNFENVNLNFGVAANQYFGRHFGNVTGVKYTDIFEHEYYRNNALKNEVSGFAKAIYKMEKLEFFGDLQLRNIDYKTYILDENAEEGADLSQKWTFFNPKFGVNYQIENGKLFFSYAHAHREPNRDDLFANPNTKPEKLHDFELGLEKTFGNVSFTANAYYMNYVNQLVLSGEINMVGEFIKINSGKSYRLGLEFGTLAKVSEKLNVLGNITLSQNKNVDFKIEENSTVTNLGNTDISFSPNIIANAIIQYKPIKNLQLNLNNQYIGKQYLDNTETQSLQLNDYFLTDFNAQYEFKIAKQEVSLQFLLNNIFDKKYVNNGFVYNGPYYYAQAGRNFMLGLNFRIN, from the coding sequence ATGAAAGGATTTATTATTTTAGGGCTAGGAATGAGCTCTGTTCTCTCTGCGCAAATAGATACGGCGCAAGTAAAAGAAATTCAAGAGGTTAGCTTTACGAAAAGGCTGCCAGTTTCCAAAGAAATTATTAACGTACAAAAAGATTTAGGAGCTAAAAATCTAGGTCAGGATTTGCCTATTTTGCTCAAAAATCAAATGTCTGTAGTCGCGACTTCCGATGCTGGAAACGGAGTGGGTTACACTGGTTTTAGGATTAGAGGAAGCGCTGGAACAAGTATTAATGTAATGCTGAATGGTGTTCCGTATAACGATTCAGAAAGTCAGGGAACTTTTTTTGTGAATATTCCAGACATGGCAAGTTCTGCATCGCAGATTGTCATCCAGAGAGGAGTAGGAACTTCTAGCAATGGAACAGCAAGTTTCGGAGCAAGTGTGAATATTTTGACCAAGAATCCAGAGGAGAAACCTTATTTTTTGACCAATCAAAGCGCAGGAAGTTTTAACACCTTTAAACATTCCTTTGAAGCAGGAACAGGAAAATTTTTGAACAATTTACTGTCGGTTTCGGCAAGATATTCTATCATTAATTCAGATGGTTACATTGATAGAGCTTTTTCTAAACTCAATTCTTACAATATCAATGCGCTCTTCGAAAAAGGCAATACGAAACTGAGATTTTTAACTTTCGGTGGTAAAGAAAAAACGTATCAAGCGTGGAATGGAATTGATAAAGCTACCTATGAATCTAACCCGAAATTTAATTATTCTGGAGCAATTTATGATGCTAGTTGGGAAAATATTATTGGTTTTTATGATAATGAAACCGATAATTACCGACAAAACCATTATCATTTACTTTGGGAACAAAAACTCGGTAAAATTTGGAATCTAGAAACCACTTTTCATCTTACTCACGGAGAAGGTTACTATGAAAATTATAAGCAAGATGCTAAATTTTCAAAATATGATTTGCCCAATATCGTAGAAAACGGAAATACCATTACCAGAACAGATTTCATTAGAAAAAAATGGCTAGATAATGATTTTTACGGCGTAGTTTCTAGTCTTTATGGGAATTTTGAAAATGTGAATTTGAATTTCGGAGTGGCTGCCAATCAATATTTCGGGAGACATTTTGGGAACGTGACGGGAGTGAAATATACTGATATTTTCGAGCATGAATACTACAGAAATAATGCTTTGAAAAATGAAGTTTCAGGTTTTGCGAAAGCCATTTACAAAATGGAAAAACTTGAATTTTTTGGAGATTTACAACTTAGAAACATTGACTATAAAACATATATTTTAGATGAAAATGCAGAAGAAGGAGCAGATTTAAGTCAGAAATGGACGTTTTTTAATCCAAAATTCGGGGTGAATTATCAGATAGAAAACGGAAAATTATTTTTCTCTTATGCTCATGCTCACAGAGAACCCAACCGTGATGATTTATTTGCCAATCCTAATACGAAGCCAGAAAAATTACATGATTTTGAACTCGGTTTAGAAAAAACGTTTGGTAATGTTTCTTTTACTGCAAACGCTTATTACATGAATTATGTGAATCAATTGGTACTAAGTGGAGAAATCAATATGGTGGGAGAATTCATTAAAATTAATTCTGGAAAATCTTACAGATTAGGTTTAGAATTTGGAACTTTGGCTAAAGTTTCAGAAAAACTGAACGTATTAGGAAATATTACTCTGAGCCAAAATAAAAATGTAGATTTCAAAATTGAAGAAAATTCTACAGTAACCAATTTGGGCAATACCGACATTTCATTCTCTCCTAATATTATTGCCAATGCTATAATTCAGTATAAGCCTATTAAAAATTTACAGTTAAATCTTAATAATCAATATATTGGAAAGCAATATTTGGACAACACAGAAACCCAATCACTACAACTGAATGATTATTTCTTGACTGATTTTAATGCACAATATGAGTTTAAAATTGCAAAACAAGAGGTGAGTTTACAATTTTTGCTGAATAATATTTTTGACAAAAAGTATGTAAATAATGGGTTTGTATATAATGGACCTTACTATTATGCACAAGCTGGCAGAAATTTTATGTTAGGGCTTAATTTTAGGATAAATTAG